In a genomic window of Amphiprion ocellaris isolate individual 3 ecotype Okinawa chromosome 11, ASM2253959v1, whole genome shotgun sequence:
- the LOC111586602 gene encoding gamma-crystallin B-like, whose translation MDRMGKIVFYEDRNFQGRYYECNSDCPELNAHFSRCNSVRVESGAWVLYERPNYMGYQYILTRGDYPDYQRWMGFNDSVRSCRMIRNTSGMWRIRVYERPDFSGQMLDFTEDVNNLQERWHFREVHSAHVQDGAWVFYELPNYRGRQYLLERGEYRRYTEWAAMNPNVGSCRRVHDF comes from the exons ATGGACCGAATGGGAAAG ATCGTGTTCTACGAGGACAGGAACTTCCAGGGGCGCTACTATGAGTGTAACAGCGACTGTCCAGAACTCAATGCCCACTTCAGCCGCTGTAACTCGGTGCGGGTGGAGAGCGGCGCCTGGGTTCTGTATGAGAGGCCCAACTACATGGGTTACCAGTACATCCTGACCCGGGGGGACTACCCCGACTACCAGCGCTGGATGGGCTTCAACGACAGCGTCCGGTCCTGCAGGATGATCCGCAAC ACCTCCGGCATGTGGAGGATTCGAGTCTACGAGCGCCCCGACTTCAGCGGCCAGATGCTGGACTTCACCGAAGACGTGAACAACCTCCAGGAGCGCTGGCACTTCCGCGAGGTCCACTCGGCCCACGTCCAGGACGGCGCCTGGGTTTTCTACGAGCTGCCCAACTACCGCGGCCGGCAGTACCTGCTGGAGCGTGGGGAGTACCGGCGCTACACCGAGTGGGCCGCCATGAACCCCAACGTGGGCTCCTGCCGAAGAGTCCACGACTTCTAG
- the LOC111586600 gene encoding gamma-crystallin S-1-like isoform X2, giving the protein MEKIVFYEDRDFQGKSYDCKGDSADLQSFIRRCNSVKVEGGWWVLYERNNYGGYQYVIGPGEYSEYGRWMGFNDCVRSCRIIKNAKGPFKLRLFDRPNFDGQFLEVTDSMKSVPEKWFRYEVHSCKVLEGSWVFYEHPNFCGRQYLLEEGEYRTPSDWGALRANVGSIRRIMQL; this is encoded by the exons ATGGAGAAG ATCGTGTTCTACGAGGACCGGGACTTCCAGGGAAAGTCCTACGACTGTAAAGGTGACTCGGCCGACCTGCAGAGCTTCATCCGCCGCTGCAACTCGGTGAAGGTGGAGGGAGGCTGGTGGGTTCTGTACGAGCGCAACAACTACGGCGGGTACCAGTATGTGATTGGGCCGGGGGAGTACAGTGAGTACGGCCGCTGGATGGGCTTCAACGACTGCGTCCGGTCCTGCAGGATCATCAAGAAC GCCAAAGGTCCGTTCAAGCTGAGACTCTTCGACCGGCCCAACTTCGACGGACAGTTCCTGGAGGTGACAGACAGCATGAAGTCGGTCCCTGAGAAGTGGTTCCGCTACGAGGTGCACTCCTGCAAGGTTCTGGAGGGATCCTGGGTCTTCTACGAACATCCCAACTTCTGCGGGCGTCAGTACCTTCTGGAGGAGGGCGAGTACCGGACGCCCTCCGACTGGGGAGCGCTGAGGGCCAACGTGGGCTCCATCAGGAGAATCATGCAGCTGTGA
- the LOC111586600 gene encoding gamma-crystallin S-1-like isoform X1 translates to MTVLLFQIVFYEDRDFQGKSYDCKGDSADLQSFIRRCNSVKVEGGWWVLYERNNYGGYQYVIGPGEYSEYGRWMGFNDCVRSCRIIKNAKGPFKLRLFDRPNFDGQFLEVTDSMKSVPEKWFRYEVHSCKVLEGSWVFYEHPNFCGRQYLLEEGEYRTPSDWGALRANVGSIRRIMQL, encoded by the exons ATGACGGTTCTGTTGTTTCAGATCGTGTTCTACGAGGACCGGGACTTCCAGGGAAAGTCCTACGACTGTAAAGGTGACTCGGCCGACCTGCAGAGCTTCATCCGCCGCTGCAACTCGGTGAAGGTGGAGGGAGGCTGGTGGGTTCTGTACGAGCGCAACAACTACGGCGGGTACCAGTATGTGATTGGGCCGGGGGAGTACAGTGAGTACGGCCGCTGGATGGGCTTCAACGACTGCGTCCGGTCCTGCAGGATCATCAAGAAC GCCAAAGGTCCGTTCAAGCTGAGACTCTTCGACCGGCCCAACTTCGACGGACAGTTCCTGGAGGTGACAGACAGCATGAAGTCGGTCCCTGAGAAGTGGTTCCGCTACGAGGTGCACTCCTGCAAGGTTCTGGAGGGATCCTGGGTCTTCTACGAACATCCCAACTTCTGCGGGCGTCAGTACCTTCTGGAGGAGGGCGAGTACCGGACGCCCTCCGACTGGGGAGCGCTGAGGGCCAACGTGGGCTCCATCAGGAGAATCATGCAGCTGTGA
- the LOC111586604 gene encoding gamma-crystallin M2-like: MGKIVFYEDKNFQGRNYECSSDSSDLSSYFSRCNSIKVESGCWVLYERPSYAGYQYVLSPGEYPDHQHWMGFSDSIRSCRFVRNVYGKSWKIRFYDKQGFGGQAAEWIEDCPSIYEAFKFREFRSCVVMDGAWVLYEQPDYHGHQYFLERGEYPSYTDWGATSPAAGSFRKITEF, from the exons ATGGGGAAG ATTGTGTTCTACGAGGATAAGAACTTCCAAGGTCGAAACTATGAGTGCAGCTCTGACAGCTCTGACCTGAGCTCGTATTTCAGCCGCTGTAACTCCATCAAGGTGGAGAGCGGCTGCTGGGTTCTGTACGAGCGTCCCAGCTATGCGGGCTACCAGTACGTCCTGAGCCCTGGAGAATACCCCGACCACCAGCACTGGATGGGCTTCAGCGACAGCATCAGGTCCTGTCGCTTCGTCAGAAAT GTGTACGGAAAGTCCTGGAAGATCCGCTTCTACGACAAGCAGGGCTTCGGAGGCCAGGCGGCTGAGTGGATCGAGGACTGTCCCTCCATCTACGAGGCCTTCAAGTTCCGGGAGTTCCGGTCCTGCGTGGTGATGGACGGCGCCTGGGTCCTGTACGAGCAGCCCGACTACCACGGACACCAGTACTTCCTGGAACGTGGCGAGTACCCGAGCTACACCGACTGGGGTGCAACCTCCCCCGCTGCCGGATCCTTCCGTAAGATCACCGAGTTCTAG
- the LOC111586603 gene encoding gamma-crystallin M3-like, translated as MGKVIFYEDRNFQGRSYECMSDCSDMSSYLSRCNSCRVESGCFVVYDRPNYMGNQYFLRRGEYADYMFFGMSDSVRSCRMIPQYRGSYRMRIYERENFQGQSYELMDDCDNIQDRYRMSDCRSCHVMDGYWLMYEQPHYKGRMLYLSPGEYRSMRDVGYSGMRFSSVRRITDSC; from the exons ATGGGCAAG GTCATCTTCTACGAGGACAGGAACTTCCAGGGTCGCTCCTATGAGTGTATGAGCGACTGCTCAGACATGTCGTCCTACCTGAGCAGGTGTAACTCCTGCAGGGTGGAGAGCGGCTGCTTTGTGGTCTACGACCGACCCAACTACATGGGAAACCAGTACTTCCTGAGGAGAGGCGAGTACGCCGACTACATGTTCTTTGGCATGAGTGACTCCGTTCGGTCCTGCCGTATGATTCCTCAG TACCGAGGCTCATACAGGATGAGGATCTATGAGAGGGAGAACTTCCAGGGCCAGAGCTACGAGCTGATGGATGACTGCGACAACATCCAGGACCGTTACCGCATGTCCGACTGCCGGTCCTGCCACGTGATGGACGGCTACTGGCTGATGTACGAGCAGCCCCACTACAAAGGCAGGATGCTCTACCTGAGTCCGGGGGAGTACAGGAGCATGAGGGATGTGGGATACAGCGGCATGAGGTTCAGCTCCGTCAGGCGGATAACGGATTCTTGCTGA